ATAAAATTCACCTTGAAAGTTTATTAAAAAATTGTCTTTGCTAAGACGAGCAACCTTGATATGGTGCAATGTTTGGTCATCTAGTTTAAATGTGTTACCTATTTTTTCATTAACAAAAAATCTATGCATTTTATCTCCTTTAGATTTAAATTTAATTATATAAAAAATAGAACAAAAATAAAGCACAACCAAAGCATATATAGTCATTTTTAAATATTTTTTACTAAAAAATGCAATAAAAAAGGATGCCTTTAAGCACCCAGTAGTTAAAATTCTGGAAGAGGATCAGTGTTATTAGAATTTTCGAATGTTGTATTGATATCATTATCACCAATTAAATTTATTCCGCTTGTAATTTCATTAATTTCATCATCAAGTGAATCAGTTTTTATTGATGTATCTTGTTCAAGTTTATTAACTTTATTATCATTTGATTCAGTTAATATAATGCTAAATTTGAAATATTCGTCACGTGAATCATTTTTCATAACGTTGTCAATTCCCATTTGAGTATCGACCGTTTCATCAATTCCATAATGATTTAAAATTTCTTTTTTTAACGTTAATAAATCACCATACGATGTTGATTTTCCAACTTGAAAATGTAATATGATGCTTCCAAAAGATTGTGGTTTATCAACAAATTGATTTGAATTTGAAACCAAATCCATTGCTTTTTGTATTTGCTGATCACCATTGCATTTTCCAGTGGTGGTTGTTATTTTTCCACCCTTAGATAAAACTTGTTTAATATCGTTAAAATCAATATTTATAAAGCCAGTTGAATTTGCTATTGAGTTAATTAATTCGATTGTGTCACGTACGCAGATGTTTGCTTGTTGGAATGAAGCTGTTAAAGGGAGATTTATATTTTGTTTCATCAGCTTTTCGTTTGATATTACCATGTAAGAATTTACAGAGTCTTTTATTTCTCTAAGGCCATGACTAGCCACAGCGCAAATACGACTTCCCTCCAATTCTTCCATAGGCGTTGTTACGATTGCTAATGTTAATATTCCGTGTTTTTTGGCGTAATCAGCAATCACCGGAGTAGCCCCGGTACCTGTCCCGCCACCTAAACCGGCAACTAAAATTAGTAAATCAGTATTATTAATTATTTTATCTAGCTCTTCCAATGATTCATTGGCACACTGGGCCCCAATTTCTGGGTTACCTCCGGTACCAAGACCTGCTGTATCATTACCTAGTTGAATTTTATTTTCTACTCGGTTTTTAATCAAATCTTGATTATCTGTATTTGCAACAAAGAGTTCAACATTTTCTAGATTTTCATCTACTAGTGAGTTAACCATGTTTCCACCGGCACCACCAATACCAATAACTTTAATTGTAATTTTTTTGGTATTCAAATCCATGTTGACTCCTTTCTAAGCATTTTTAAATAGGCTTATAAATTTTTGAAATACATTTTTGTTTTGTTTAAAATCATCAATATCATTTAATGTTTCAATTAAATTTGTATTTATTTTTTCATCCACCATTAAACAAGCGCCATAGTGACTTGCTGGCAAGATATTTTGTTCGACTGGAATTTGTTCATATGTGCTGACATTATATTGTTTTTCTTTGGCCATTAGATGTTTCAATAAGCCAGCTTGTGAACCTGAAACGACGTATTCAACATATTGTTCTTTATTGTAGTGGATTTGATGCTGTTTTTCGATTTCATCAATGATTTTATGAAGCATTTTTTCACATACTCCGAAAATTATTGATTCAGTCGACGCAGTATCTTGTATCGTTGAATAATATTTTCAATTAGCGATTACTGCTTTAAAATATGCAGAAGCCATATCTTTACTCATATTTAAACTACGTCCGATTTTGTTAAATACTTCATTGAAATTTAACAATTTATTTTCTTTATATAAGACGATACTATTGAAGAATCCGGTGATAGAAATTATATTGAAATTCATTTGTACTAATACCGAATGAGTCTTCTTATTTTGACTAGTTATTAAAGATTGTGATTCTAGTATAATTTGACTTAATTCAATATTTTTACTATTGAATAGGTTCAAAATATTTGTAAAATTAGCATCACTTCTTTTGATTAAAACCAGACTATAGTAAGTAATTAGTTTTTGTCCCAATTTGTTTGCTGGAAAAAAAGCATATTTCTTATTTTCGCTATTATTTAATACTTCAAACATGTATGGAGCATAATTTAATGTGTAATAGTCAAGATTATTTCTAGATGTAGTTAAGTATTCATCGAAGACTGTTTTGTGTTCATTTTCTACTTTTCCGTTTAGTTTTTGTGAATGAGAATTATAGAGAACTTGAACGTCAAACAATGCATCTTGAATTATTAATGAATATTTAATTTTGCTTTTTTTAGTGTTTACGTTTTTATTGATAAAAAGCTTTATTTCATCAATTAAACACACCAAATCAGTAAAATTATTGTTACGTTTCGAAATATTTAGGAGTGTGCTAAAACCCAGTGATGTATTAGTTACAACACTAGCTTGTACGAATTCTTTGTTTATTTGAAAAGTTACTAAAAAATTCTTCATAAGCCACTCCTTTATCTATTTTTAAATATATTTGGTTAAAACTCTTAGTTTAGCGCTTCTTGAGCGCTTGTTTTCAACTAATTCGTTTTTTGATGCGTCAATAACTTTGACTCCGAATTCTTTCTTTTCTAAAATCGGCATTTTAACAGGTAATTTTGATTTTGTTAAATTACCGAAAAATCGTTTAACAATGCGATCTTCTACCGAATGAAATGTAATTATTGCCAAAGATGAATTTGGTTTTAACAATTTTATGCTTTGTTCTAGCATTTTTTGTAACGAACCAAGCTCATTGTTTACCTCGATACGAATAGCTTGAAATATAGCTTTGCAAGGATTTTTGGCCTTTACAATTTTAGCTGGCAAGCTAGATCTGATTACATCAGCAAATTGTAATGTGGTATCAATAGGTCGATTTGCAATGATGGCATTCGCAACTCGCTTAGCAAGCTTAACCTCTGCGTTATCGTGCAAGATTCGACATAGTTCATCCTCATCATAATTATTAATAATGTAATGAGCATCAAGGGTTTGAGTTTGGTCCATTCTCATGTCTAGTTTAGCATCTTTGTTGTAACTAAAACCTCTTTGGCTATTGTCAACTTGTGGTGAAGAAATTCCTAAGTCTGCAATAATGCCATCTACATGATCGATTCCAAGTTTTGCTAATTCGTCAGTAATATTTTGAAAATCTGAATGAATTAGTGTGAAATTATGACCGATTTTGCTTAAACGTTCGCGACTTTTCTCTATCGCAAAAACATCTTTGTCAAAACTGATCAAACGACCTGTGGTAAGTTTTGGCAGAATTATGCTTGAGTGTCCGCCCATTCCTAATGTTAAATCAACGTAAATGCCGTCTGGTTTAACATTGATGGCTTCTATAGTTTCATGCAATAAAACTGAATAATGTTCATGGTGCATTATTTAACTCTTTGCGCCAATGCTTGGGCAGCCATTTCT
This genomic interval from Mycoplasma miroungigenitalium contains the following:
- a CDS encoding cell division protein FtsZ, which translates into the protein MDLNTKKITIKVIGIGGAGGNMVNSLVDENLENVELFVANTDNQDLIKNRVENKIQLGNDTAGLGTGGNPEIGAQCANESLEELDKIINNTDLLILVAGLGGGTGTGATPVIADYAKKHGILTLAIVTTPMEELEGSRICAVASHGLREIKDSVNSYMVISNEKLMKQNINLPLTASFQQANICVRDTIELINSIANSTGFINIDFNDIKQVLSKGGKITTTTGKCNGDQQIQKAMDLVSNSNQFVDKPQSFGSIILHFQVGKSTSYGDLLTLKKEILNHYGIDETVDTQMGIDNVMKNDSRDEYFKFSIILTESNDNKVNKLEQDTSIKTDSLDDEINEITSGINLIGDNDINTTFENSNNTDPLPEF
- the rsmH gene encoding 16S rRNA (cytosine(1402)-N(4))-methyltransferase RsmH — protein: MHHEHYSVLLHETIEAINVKPDGIYVDLTLGMGGHSSIILPKLTTGRLISFDKDVFAIEKSRERLSKIGHNFTLIHSDFQNITDELAKLGIDHVDGIIADLGISSPQVDNSQRGFSYNKDAKLDMRMDQTQTLDAHYIINNYDEDELCRILHDNAEVKLAKRVANAIIANRPIDTTLQFADVIRSSLPAKIVKAKNPCKAIFQAIRIEVNNELGSLQKMLEQSIKLLKPNSSLAIITFHSVEDRIVKRFFGNLTKSKLPVKMPILEKKEFGVKVIDASKNELVENKRSRSAKLRVLTKYI
- a CDS encoding MAG3720 family protein; this encodes MKNFLVTFQINKEFVQASVVTNTSLGFSTLLNISKRNNNFTDLVCLIDEIKLFINKNVNTKKSKIKYSLIIQDALFDVQVLYNSHSQKLNGKVENEHKTVFDEYLTTSRNNLDYYTLNYAPYMFEVLNNSENKKYAFFPANKLGQKLITYYSLVLIKRSDANFTNILNLFNSKNIELSQIILESQSLITSQNKKTHSVLVQMNFNIISITGFFNSIVLYKENKLLNFNEVFNKIGRSLNMSKDMASAYFKAVIANWKYYSTIQDTASTESIIFGVCEKMLHKIIDEIEKQHQIHYNKEQYVEYVVSGSQAGLLKHLMAKEKQYNVSTYEQIPVEQNILPASHYGACLMVDEKINTNLIETLNDIDDFKQNKNVFQKFISLFKNA